From Equus przewalskii isolate Varuska unplaced genomic scaffold, EquPr2 contig_9516, whole genome shotgun sequence:
AATGGGGGCATCACAAGGGGGCCACGGAATGGAACAACTTCACCTGCCTAgtaaaatgatttttagtattttcttggGTAGGGGTTTTACAAGGCATTGTAATAACCTATCTTGTAAATTTATGTTTGAGTTGTAAGTTCCACCTCTGACCTTGGATTCAAGCACTTACTCTTCTAAGACATTCAATCCTCATTGCCTAAAGAGTAAGTACTTTCTCACCTATGGACTTAAATCTGTAAAGCACTTGGCTCCAGCTCAACTATCACTTTATGTTTCAGTTCTTTTGTGGTACATGGGAAACTATGTTTTTGACTCAGCGATGTCTCTCTATATTTTACCTATTTCCCATGTGATTGTAGTGAATGAAGTTAAAGATGGTGAAGAATGACATTACTATGTCATCTTgtcataatattattttaaggtTATATATCtggaaaaatggatttaaaaatttaataatagaaagaatgaaattgcaaaataaattgatgaacataagaaaatattaaagctcttaaaaagttttttaaagtgaatattaACATAGAGCATCATCCCCATCTATTGAATTATAGATGAAATCTCATGACTTCCATTAGATAATGGGCAAAATTGCACACTATTGCCTTTCAGTGTCataatattttatcacaatacaattaaaaattagcAACGATAATGCAACCCAAAGTCTCCCAATGTGAAGAAAAATGTACATTGAATCTACTGTGTGGAAATAGGGAAAAGTGGTTATGAAAGTTTAAAATGGGAGAATTAAGTCTATGTATATTGATTACACTCAATGATCACAGAGCTGTTTCATATCCTTCTGTGTGATATATAGAGAACAGAAATTAAAGTACAGAAAACATTCAATGACTCTAACAATGAAATACTCCTAATTGTTTGAATTTTACAATGTCTTTGTTATATTTATAACCATATTATTTATACCTAATATGTAAACTATGCTTTAACACTTAAAACTGGGATCAGGATCCAAGGTACCAGTAATTAGATAGAGCTGCTTTTATTTGTAACTTTAAAAAGAGGAGACTGGTATTCATTGTAAAAAAAAGGTATGTGTACATGTACATGACATATGTGAAACGGAGCTGAACATGAACTGGTGGAGAGAACTGTATGGTGTACACCTGGCTTCACAGGGTCAGGGATTAGCCATcatgaatttctctcttccatAGTCTTGGTCTTTAAGTATTTGCTGTTCCCAGGAGTCAGGATGACACTAAAAATTTTTGTCTAATGAGGAGCTTTGGATATTGATCCCAGAGGGATATAGGGACTGTAAAGAGTCAGCCTGTGACAACCTCATTCAATAGCCCTTGCCTGGTCAGGAAGGAACACACCTGAGTCTCCATTCAGTGATCATCTTTCTTGGCCATGAGCCTGTTGCCTCACTTTGTGTTTCTGCTATTCCTGAAGACATGTCTTCTTTCTTCAATACCCAGGTGACATTTCAGCATCATTCCACAGTGATGCCAGTCAGCTCACTTAACTCTCTTAGTTAATGTGTTGTTTTACTATGAATTCATCTGTGGGGAGAAATGAGGTGGGTACACGCATGGAATCGTCAGAACCAGGTGTCCCCTGGGACTGCAGCCAAACTGTCTTCTTGTTGACAGTTCCCATTTACTTATATACCAGTACTCAGCCATTTCTCAATCTACTAGTCTcctattttctctaaaatattgaAGAACCCATTAGACTCCAAAGCAGATATCAGCCCTTCCTCAAACATGATGTCTGCTATAAACCTTTATGACTTTTACTTGAATTCCTGTGCCGACATGGCAAAGGTGTTTGGTcagtttctcctttcatttctgttcctgaTTATTGGTACACCATTACACAGAAGAGTTTATTGTCCCCATTGCTGGGCTGTGAGTATGCATGGGcaaaagaggagacagagagagactcaACCAGTTACCTGGTACACCCATTTCTATTCATTAAATTACCATCTATTTTATATAACAACAGCAGaaatagtataataaataaaaaacatatgaCCACCCTTCACTCATTCTAGAATTGACAAATGTTGATATCCTGCTATATCAGCTTCTAATGTTTTTtataaagtaacaaaataatatacatacagaagGGCCCTTTTTTGGTGTCCCTCTCAGTTATTGTTCTCCCCTTCATAGAGAAAACACCATATAAAATGTAATGGTAATGCCATTCATAGCTTTATATTGTATGTATATTCATAAACACGTATAGAATGAAATACACTAGCCATATACTTATCAGTTAAGGAATAGAGCAATAAATCATGATGTAACAATATATTGGAATACTCTCTGCTAATTAACATTAATGAAACAGGACTAAATACATcaacatattcaaaaataaattacataagaaTGTCGATTGTAAATGACATGTACGGTATGGTTTATATAAAGCTTTCGAAATGAAAAACAATGCCATTTTTTCTGGATCAGTAATACCAATTATAGTAAAAGTTGCAGGGAAATAACACATATGAACTTCATGTAGTGGGTTCCCTGAGGAAGGAAAATAATCAAGATTGGGCAAATACATGATATGGGCACTTCACATGTACTTGTGTtatttactgcaataaaaatacctacaatgagaaaagtgaaatgtatgaatttgataaatttgactgTTGGGTACAAAGCTCTTCCTTGTTATCTCTATATCATTTTTTCACTTGAATAATttgtagtaaaaataaatatatctatgtaGGATCAGacaattttaagattttctcataCCATAGAGTTTTTGTCATGcaaaattttttctcttggttttcattATTTGTATTGATTcatatatttgattctttttattatttgtttcatcTTACTAGCTATATATTTCATCATGTGTCCATTTCAAATGAATATTAATATCATCaatgtttctttcattcctttgctaCATGATAAAGATTCCCAACTGGAGTTTCAGCTCATAAACGCTTGCCTGAAATTTTCAGTTACTGTCTAGGGATGTTCgctatttctattgtttttccttAACTTGTCCCAcccctttgctttcttctgaggcaTGAAACATACAAGGAGCTGTTGTtcatggaagaaaaataactaCAATAGGAAATGTCAGTACAAGGGTCCCAAATGCTGAGTGCCTGCTGGATTCTTTTTGTCCATTTAATTCTCATCACAGTAACATCCCCATAAGTTTTTATGACAGTTCTCACTATAGAAATGAGGACATCAGGCTTTTCATACAGgtaaataatttcttccttcataGAGCAAGTCTTGATCTGGAATAAATTCTGACTGAGTCTAAGAAATACACCAAATGCTAAAGACTACCATGGCAacttatttttccccattgagagGAAGGAGTACCACTTTACAGAGACAATCCTGTGGAGACACTTGATTAtttataagaaacatatatttctaatatCTTGAAGTCCCTATCTTCCAAGGACCAAAAACTTAGACTGTTTTCATAGGAACCTAtgcatttcattctttctctcgtttagctgtttttattttaatgataggCCACCTATCACCTTATGGGAAGAAATTCTTACGATGAGACAGAGAATTTCATTGACGTATTTTTCCAATTTATCTTGGAATCCATTGCTAACACAGTTAACCAGAATTTCCACAGGAGAGTCTTCTGAACATCGGTTTTATAGGCAACATTTTCTAATCTTTACTCAGGTGTAGAGAGTATACTTGGATGAATTCCATGCACCTGCCACACAATATTCTTGAGTAGAGGTGGACACGTCTTGTAGGGAAGTGAAAAGATTTAGGGCACTGTTCAGGAAGAATATATTACAGTTTTAAAGAGGAAGTATGACATCTCAGTGATCATTTAGGAATACTAATTCTGTACTATCCAGAGGCATTAACAGAGATTGGTCAAGTGAGTCAATTCAGCAGTTAGATGATCTGATCTCAGACCTAGTGCTTGCTGTGAACTAACCATATACTTCACGTCCATGATGTAGCCTCATCTTACCTAAGTTTCCCTAAGAATAAATGGAGTGATTCTATGATCTAACACGTGTAGTTTAACAAGCCCTTCAGATGATTTGGAGGCATCCCAAAGTTTGGGGACCATACCCTACAAGACAGATTTGATAATTTCATTCACATCCTTCTGTTTGTTTGAGTGAATAAACATTTCAGAAGGAAATGccatatcttttctttgtttcggTTTCAGCACTTGAAGCAAAGTGGAAAAAAGAGGTAGTGATCAATAAAAACAAGGGCCAATAAAGAGAGTGGAAGAAACAGGAAGAGTGAGAAatgaagatggagggagaaatTATCACATGCAAAGATTTGAATATTCTCTTGGCTTCACAATATACATAGAgaagttttcttttagtttaagCACTTgtttcaaactttaaaatgtacGAAATTCATCtgaagagcttgttaaaacagattgatGGTCCCATTCCGGAGTTTATCAGCAGTAAGTCTGGAGCATTATCACCATTATTCATTCCTAAAAAGTTCTTTGTTGATGCTTCTACTGCTTATCCGGGGACCATTCGTTTTATTGTCTTTTCACCCCATCTTTTCCATCAGATTCATCAACAACATGGAAACCACAAATCACACAAATGCTCCAGAGTTCTTTTTACTGGGATTGACAGATGATCCAGAACTGCAGCCCCTGATCTTCTACTTATTCCTTTCCATCTACTTGGTGACCATCCTGGGAAATCTGATAATCATCTTGGCTGTCATCACTGACTCCCACTtgcacacacccatgtacttctttctCTCCAATCTGTCCTTTACTGACATCTGTATAAGCACAACCATAATCCCAAAGATACTGCTGAACATACAAGAACAGAATAAGAGCATTGCTTATATAGCCTGCCTCACACAGAcctgctttgttttggtttttgctggTTTTGAAAATTGTCTCCTTGCAGcaatggcctatgaccgctacgTGGCCATTTGTCATCCCTTGAGGTACACGGTTATCATGAACCCCCACCTCTGTGGCTTGCTGATTCtactctctctgttcctcagcaTTTTGGATGCCCTGCTCCACAGTCTGATGGTGTTGCAGCTGTCCTTCTGCAAGGACCTGGAAATCCctcactttttctgtgaacttgCTCAGGTCCTCAAGCTCGCCTGTTCTGATACACTCATAAATAACATCCTGACATATTTTATGGCTAGCATACTTGGCGGTATTCCTCTCTCTGGCATCATTTTCTCTTATACCAAAATTGTCTCCACCATTTTGAGAATGCCATCAGCAGGAGGAAAGTGTAAAGCTTTTTCCACCTGTGGGTCTCACCTCTCAGTTGTTTCCTTGTTCTATGGGACAGGTTTTGGAGTGTATATTAGTTCTTCAGTTACTGACTCTCGCAGGAAGCTGGCAGTGGCTTCAATGATGTACATTGTGCTTCCTCAAATGGtgaaccccttcatctacagcctgaggaacagggACGTAAAGAGAGCCTTGAAGAAACTCACCAGAAGGAAACTTTCTCTTCGGTGATTTGTCATCTGCTTTGGACAGGGATTTCTAGAATAAGTCAAAGTGACAGAAATCCTGGGTGAGGAAGAATGCCAAATTCTTTTATCTGCAAGTTATTCTTAAATGAGCAGATTACCTAATGCTGAGGCATTTCAACTTTGCCTTTAATCATGACTTTGCTTTTTCAATTCTCTAAACTCAATGTGTTTGCTCAATTTCCTTAGAAACAGAGATTGATGTGGGGCTCTAGTTTTAGTGATTTTTCAATGATTTCATTAGAAGGAAACTTGTAGAGGGTGGATAGAGCAGGGAACAGACTGAATGAAGAATGTGGGTATATCTAGAATTTAGCTTCCACTCGGTCCCATGGTAGAGCCATGTCAATTGAGCCCCAGAGTTAGGCTTACAGTGTGGCAAGGGAGCAGACCTTTCATACCCCGATTTAGTAATTAGACAAGTCACTGGCAAACTGTATCCTTTTGAGGCAACATTATCATCCACCATACTCACTTTCATTATCCATAAAATTGGCATAATTAGACTATCTCAGTGGTATGAGATGATTATGACATAATTAACTTTATCCATGAGAAAGCCTTCAGatctaaaaataacaataaaatccaTGTTTAATATGACCAAATAATAAAGAGTTATCTTTTACTAAGGTACTTCAGGTATAGGGAATGTATAGGGAGAATACGGATTCATTCAGTTCTCCATGAAGCGTTGTTGTCATAGGACTGGTTTTTGTCAGGGTCACCAGGCAGTGGCACCAAATTTAGGCATCATATTTGGAAATGATGCCCAGAGATAGAAATTGACCTTTTTCTCACTCGGTAAGATATTTATAGCTTTTTTCTTGGAGTCAACCAGATGACATCTCTGTAGTGAGTTGAATGTTGGCACTCAAAATGATATGTCCACATTCTAATCTTCCTACATTGCATTAACATATGATAAAATAATGACTGTACTGATTTGGAAAAGCATATTTATGGAAGAGGAGCTTATTCTatattatctgggtgggccctaaatttAATCACATATACACTTTTAAGATACACAGAAGTCAAGAAGATAGGAGGAGGCAGTAtagccacagagacagaaattggaTCAATTCAGCCAATGTTTGATCATTCTTGTCTTATAAGACTGTCTTTTTCTTAAGACTGTAATGCATCTCTCTATGATCCCAGTATACATCTATATAGAATTTATTGAATACATTTGCTTACCTTTAACCTTATTAAAGtttgaaattaatgaataaattattcatCTTGTTGTTATTCTCACCATTGTGCTTCTGAGTTTCAACTGTGTTATTTAGtttatcagttattttatttttaatactcttttttaaattatgtatggTGACATAGAAATAGGAACATTTTGaagttctaaaaaatattttaattgtttttccagtttattgaagcataattcacaggtaaaactaaatatttaaggTGTGAAATGTGATAActtgatctatgtatctgttgTGAAATGACTACCAGAATCAAATTAATTAAAGCATCTATCATCTCTTATGATTACCATTTATTTTGGCACACTTAAGATTTTGGTACACTTTAAGAATAATTAAGATATACTCTCCACAAATTTCAAATAGGCAGTAGAGAATAAagtatagtcatcatgctgtccATTAGATtctcagatcttattcatctcaaagctggaagtttgtactctttgaccaacctctccccatttccctgaCCCTgagcacctggcaaccaccatcatactctgtttctatgagtttgacttttttttaaaagataccaaATATAAATGATGTCATATAGTATTCGGTTCTCTGTTGAGTTTATTTCAAGTGGCATAATGTCCTCTAAGTTTATcgatgtcacaaatggcagaatttgcctttttatggctgaatactattccattgtatgtgtatatatgtatatatatacatctttattccttcatcagttgatggactcaagttatttcaatgttttgactattgtaaataatgcttcagtaaACATGGGAGTACACATATCTCTTGGAGATAGTTATTTCATCTCCTTCAAATATATcctcagaagtgggattgatggatcgtatggtacttctattttatatatttgaaaaactttacattgttttccaaaatggctgtacgaattgacattcccaccaacagtgtgccaggcttcccttttcttcacatcctcatcaacaattgttatctcttgtctttttgatgagaGTCATTCTAAtcagtgtgaggtgatatcccattgtggttttgatttgaatttcccaatagtcaatgatgttgagcatcttttcatgtacctgttggccatttgtatatctcctttggaaaaatgactattcagtttctctgctggggttgtttatttttttgttattgagttgcatgagttctttatatattttgggtattaacttcttatcagatatatggctgcaATTATTCCATTCTACAGAtaggtttttcattttgttgatggtttcttttgctgggcagaaactttttagtttgatgtagacctacttattaattttttccattgttgcttgtgcttttggtgtcataattGTTGCTAAGatccatgtcaaggagctttttacttactttcttctaggagttttgtggcttcaggtct
This genomic window contains:
- the LOC103545162 gene encoding olfactory receptor 7G2-like; amino-acid sequence: MVPFRSLSAVSLEHYHHYSFLKSSLLMLLLLIRGPFVLLSFHPIFSIRFINNMETTNHTNAPEFFLLGLTDDPELQPLIFYLFLSIYLVTILGNLIIILAVITDSHLHTPMYFFLSNLSFTDICISTTIIPKILLNIQEQNKSIAYIACLTQTCFVLVFAGFENCLLAAMAYDRYVAICHPLRYTVIMNPHLCGLLILLSLFLSILDALLHSLMVLQLSFCKDLEIPHFFCELAQVLKLACSDTLINNILTYFMASILGGIPLSGIIFSYTKIVSTILRMPSAGGKCKAFSTCGSHLSVVSLFYGTGFGVYISSSVTDSRRKLAVASMMYIVLPQMVNPFIYSLRNRDVKRALKKLTRRKLSLR